A section of the Nitrospirota bacterium genome encodes:
- a CDS encoding glycosyltransferase family 2 protein translates to MDKDQYELYISVVIPVYNEAENISRLNSSLLAVLHKMGRPFEIIYVDDCSTDETFTLLKKICSQHENIRAIRLRRNFGQSAAMSAGFDIARGEIIVAMDGDMQNDPADIPALLSRLEDGYDVVNGWRKDRKDRLFSRRIPSVIANWIIGRTTGVKLHDYGCSLKAYKAEVIKNVPLYGGLHRFIPALASIYGARITEMAVNHHARLYGKSKYTLSRAFRVLIDLISVIFLKFFLDRPLHIFGWSGILLLMAGTVIDGYLAFQKIFYGASLSNRPLLLFGTLLILAGLQLFSMGILAEIQVRTYYESQGKPIYSIRDRINIEPGG, encoded by the coding sequence ATGGATAAAGATCAATACGAATTATATATTTCAGTTGTCATCCCTGTTTATAATGAGGCAGAGAATATATCAAGACTTAACTCATCGCTGCTAGCTGTCCTGCATAAAATGGGCAGGCCATTTGAGATTATTTATGTGGATGATTGCAGCACGGATGAGACATTCACCTTGCTTAAGAAGATTTGTTCTCAACATGAAAATATCAGGGCTATAAGACTCAGGAGAAACTTCGGGCAGTCAGCTGCCATGTCTGCTGGCTTTGACATTGCGAGGGGTGAGATAATTGTAGCCATGGACGGAGACATGCAGAATGACCCTGCAGATATACCGGCATTACTATCCAGGCTGGAGGACGGATACGATGTTGTAAACGGCTGGAGAAAAGACAGGAAGGACCGCCTCTTCTCAAGAAGGATCCCCTCGGTGATTGCAAACTGGATAATCGGCAGAACAACAGGTGTAAAATTACACGACTATGGATGTTCACTCAAGGCTTACAAGGCAGAGGTAATCAAGAATGTCCCGCTGTACGGCGGTTTGCATCGTTTTATTCCTGCCCTTGCAAGTATTTATGGGGCAAGAATTACTGAAATGGCAGTCAATCACCACGCAAGGTTATATGGAAAGAGCAAGTACACACTTTCACGCGCATTCCGGGTATTGATAGATCTCATATCCGTTATCTTTCTAAAATTCTTTCTTGACAGACCTCTCCACATATTCGGGTGGTCAGGTATCTTATTGTTGATGGCTGGTACCGTAATTGATGGATATCTGGCATTTCAGAAGATTTTTTACGGTGCAAGTCTATCCAACAGGCCATTACTGCTGTTCGGGACTTTACTGATTCTTGCAGGTCTTCAGTTGTTCAGCATGGGTATACTTGCTGAGATTCAGGTGCGGACATATTATGAGTCCCAGGGTAAGCCGATCTACAGCATACGAGACAGGATTAATATAGAACCGGGCGGGTAG